Proteins co-encoded in one Papaver somniferum cultivar HN1 chromosome 5, ASM357369v1, whole genome shotgun sequence genomic window:
- the LOC113279289 gene encoding zinc finger protein ZAT8-like produces the protein MLDSAKKTNSEATHKQIPILSTAGSRKFSCGNCGKSFSCHQALGGHKSTCNSNFSIREVGESSLQGLMGNKNKNSATSKGGPHECRICGKTFPNGWALGGHKRSHRTGQVEPSSRSSVSPKEITKESLHPINSFTSSVPEAQD, from the coding sequence ATGTTAGATTCTGCGAAGAAGACGAATTCAGAAGCAACTCACAAGCAGATACCAATACTGTCTACTGCTGGTTCTCGTAAATTCAGCTGTGGTAATTGTGGGAAATCTTTCAGTTGTCATCAAGCTTTGGGTGGTCATAAATCAACCTGCAACAGCAATTTTTCGATAAGAGAAGTAGGCGAATCTTCACTGCAGGGTTTAATGGGAAATAAGAATAAGAATTCCGCAACTTCAAAGGGCGGCCCTCATGAGTGCAGAATATGCGGTAAGACGTTTCCGAATGGTTGGGCTCTTGGTGGCCATAAAAGGAGTCATAGGACCGGACAAGTTGAACCTAGTAGTAGATCATCAGTTTCACCAAAGGAAATCACTAAGGAGTCTTTGCATCCAATTAACTCATTCACATCATCCGTTCCAGAAGCGCAAGACTAG